A region from the Helcococcus ovis genome encodes:
- a CDS encoding aminotransferase class V-fold PLP-dependent enzyme, with product MKTSKVKNLFPFFTNEYNKPLVYLDSAATTQKPKIVIDSLKEYYEIYNANANRGGYKSAIKSSQILEYTREIVQKYINASKSEEVIFTKSATEGLNLISKSYGLNNLKPGDEILISIAEHHANLITWQKVAKKTGAKLVYFYLTDNYELDIEDFKMKINENTKIVSVTAASNVIPFKVPIKEIIDIAHEKGAIVVIDAAQIVSHSKIDVQALNCDFLVFSGHKMYSAQGVGVVYGKYDLLKSMEPFLLGGDMIEYVYEQDVLYADLPTKFEAGTLDVAAIYSLNKAIDFIDLVGMETINAIENEIFNYALEELKKLDFIELYLPEKTKNGNLIAFNVKNIHPHDVSQILDFYNIAIRVGHHCAQPLHRYLGINSSCRISFACYNSTEDIDKFIQGLYRVKEIFYGN from the coding sequence ATGAAAACTTCAAAAGTAAAAAATTTATTTCCATTTTTTACAAATGAATATAACAAACCGCTTGTATATTTAGATAGTGCCGCCACTACGCAAAAGCCCAAAATTGTAATAGATTCATTAAAAGAATATTATGAAATTTATAATGCAAATGCAAATCGTGGGGGATACAAATCTGCCATTAAATCATCTCAAATTTTGGAGTACACTAGAGAAATAGTACAAAAATACATCAATGCTTCAAAATCAGAAGAAGTAATATTTACTAAAAGTGCTACAGAAGGATTAAACCTAATTTCTAAATCTTATGGGTTAAATAATTTAAAACCGGGAGATGAAATCTTAATTTCAATTGCAGAACATCATGCAAATTTAATAACATGGCAAAAAGTTGCGAAAAAAACAGGTGCAAAGCTAGTTTATTTTTATCTAACAGATAATTATGAACTTGATATTGAAGATTTTAAGATGAAAATAAATGAAAATACAAAAATTGTTTCAGTAACTGCTGCATCAAATGTAATTCCTTTTAAGGTTCCAATCAAAGAAATCATTGACATTGCACATGAAAAAGGTGCAATAGTTGTGATCGATGCTGCACAAATAGTTTCGCATTCAAAAATTGATGTACAAGCATTAAATTGCGATTTTTTAGTTTTTTCAGGTCATAAAATGTATTCTGCTCAAGGAGTTGGAGTTGTATATGGTAAATATGATTTGTTAAAATCAATGGAACCATTTTTATTAGGTGGAGATATGATTGAGTATGTTTATGAACAAGATGTATTATATGCAGATTTACCGACTAAATTTGAAGCTGGTACACTTGATGTTGCAGCTATTTATTCATTGAATAAAGCTATTGATTTTATTGATTTAGTAGGAATGGAAACTATAAATGCAATTGAAAATGAAATTTTCAATTATGCACTTGAAGAGCTTAAAAAATTAGATTTTATTGAGTTGTATTTACCTGAAAAAACTAAAAATGGAAATTTAATAGCCTTTAATGTTAAAAATATTCATCCTCATGATGTGTCTCAAATTTTAGATTTTTATAATATTGCTATAAGGGTGGGGCATCACTGTGCACAACCACTTCATAGATATTTAGGTATAAATTCATCCTGTAGAATATCTTTTGCGTGTTATAATAGTACTGAGGATATTGATAAATTTATTCAAGGATTATATAGAGTTAAGGAAATATTTTATGGAAATTAA
- a CDS encoding SufB/SufD family protein, producing MRTEVNIIPEITWRFTEANSRIIDLNEVEYKQYSDSANEKISDEFNKIFVNKKYGVSREVLELNQKLKNYEKFYVLDENTCLEENFYFDENNNFLSDQHGIFAKENTDSTLIFDYKSSEDVETFKNSVFKIKAEKNSNLKIVIIQRLSNFSKSFLSIVSDIDEGANVHLVHIELGAKESYANYRAILGSEKAHADIKTAYFVNEDRYLDLGYEITHLGRKTTSDMVINGVLKDFAKKRFAGTLDFKKGCTLAQGNEEEFVTLLDPTVKNWAIPLLLAREDDIVGNHAASAGRIDKDMLFYITSRGFDSEAAKRIIIESKLKPIFDLIGNEKISEELLEELRKGIN from the coding sequence ATGAGAACAGAAGTTAATATAATTCCGGAAATTACCTGGAGATTTACAGAAGCAAATAGTAGAATTATAGATTTAAATGAAGTTGAATATAAACAATATTCTGATTCTGCAAATGAAAAAATTTCTGATGAATTTAACAAAATATTTGTAAATAAAAAATATGGTGTTTCAAGAGAAGTTTTAGAATTAAATCAAAAGTTAAAAAATTATGAAAAATTTTATGTTTTAGATGAAAATACTTGTTTAGAAGAAAATTTTTATTTTGACGAAAATAATAATTTTTTGTCTGATCAACATGGAATTTTTGCTAAAGAAAATACTGACTCAACATTAATTTTTGATTATAAATCGAGTGAAGATGTCGAAACATTTAAAAATTCCGTATTTAAGATAAAAGCTGAAAAAAATTCAAACTTAAAGATAGTTATAATTCAAAGATTATCAAATTTTTCAAAGAGTTTTTTATCAATTGTTTCAGATATTGATGAGGGGGCAAATGTTCATTTGGTTCATATTGAATTAGGGGCAAAAGAATCATATGCAAATTATAGAGCAATATTAGGAAGTGAGAAGGCGCATGCTGATATAAAAACAGCATATTTTGTAAATGAAGATAGATATTTGGATTTAGGCTATGAAATTACACATTTGGGTAGAAAAACTACATCGGATATGGTTATAAATGGGGTATTGAAGGACTTTGCAAAGAAAAGATTTGCTGGAACTTTGGATTTCAAAAAAGGTTGTACATTAGCACAAGGTAATGAAGAAGAATTTGTAACATTACTGGATCCAACAGTAAAAAATTGGGCTATACCATTATTACTTGCAAGAGAAGATGATATAGTAGGTAATCATGCTGCTTCAGCAGGCAGAATTGACAAGGATATGTTATTTTATATCACATCCAGAGGATTTGATTCCGAAGCAGCAAAGAGGATAATAATTGAATCAAAATTGAAACCTATTTTTGATTTAATTGGCAATGAAAAAATTTCTGAAGAATTATTGGAAGAATTAAGAAAAGGGATAAACTAA
- a CDS encoding EndoS/ChiA family endoglycosidase has product MKKITKNLVCLSLATILALGINQIQNVVRAEGRETLSVKKDIIDRKNLIPFARWSSGDPINKINDGVVSYQNQPANRWTDWKPSDRLKENWVGFVFGSSVDIREADVSGLEIDFYFDNGVRLPKSYKVQYFTGELNNTNLPKKYGFAESSILDENNNWKDVEIDKYSKPNEKSTTYLKFKPVKTKAIRILMEAYENKSLGLTELKVNGVLTNTKPVKYDLTDEKVRDEINKLDKLGDSAKDFTDKIGSQTNNSLLEAAKKANEYMKELENLPLPKKPVFSKLKAPIYGGWFRTWHDQNSEPLEDRPNYFGDIPKEVDLAFVFHDWTKPYSEFWKKLALEYVPKMNARGQRVIRTIGIKTIYSDMKDEKGNSFPNTSEGNKAKAKYIVDTIVNRYGLDGIDIDIEYHDSRYYSGKENQGIEIMKEISRILKEQGKIFMIDTNMSGEEEILKGTYDFSDYVLLQAYGRYSDSRLNRRWEGFKPYIKPEKFILGFSFYEERDRNGWNDISDRVEGSAAERYAKWQPDNGKNGKKAGIIGYAIDRDGVAFRDDNIYTTKYELSKQLKRVMEYSDVEDEIKEIQSLKNLSKEEINKYVDRLNNGLKNGEKLLPYEIVNLAKKAALNKEKNTKKINPKYEVEVSNKKKNDKLDKKVIKLENNINKNGGNPKTSDSGILLYVAVTAISIIGLSVVRKKND; this is encoded by the coding sequence ATGAAAAAAATTACAAAAAATTTAGTTTGCTTGTCTCTAGCAACAATTTTAGCTTTGGGGATTAATCAAATCCAAAATGTTGTTAGGGCTGAGGGCAGAGAAACATTATCTGTAAAAAAAGATATCATTGATAGAAAAAATTTAATACCATTTGCAAGATGGTCAAGTGGAGATCCAATAAATAAGATTAATGATGGAGTAGTATCCTATCAGAATCAACCTGCAAATAGATGGACAGATTGGAAGCCATCAGATAGGTTAAAAGAAAATTGGGTAGGATTTGTATTTGGTTCATCAGTAGATATAAGAGAGGCAGATGTTTCAGGATTAGAAATTGATTTTTATTTTGATAATGGAGTAAGATTACCAAAATCTTATAAAGTTCAGTATTTTACAGGAGAATTGAATAATACTAATTTACCAAAAAAATATGGATTTGCAGAAAGTTCTATTTTAGATGAAAATAATAATTGGAAAGATGTTGAAATTGATAAGTATTCAAAACCTAATGAAAAATCAACAACTTATTTAAAATTTAAACCGGTAAAAACAAAAGCTATTAGAATTTTAATGGAAGCATATGAAAATAAATCCTTAGGTTTAACAGAATTAAAAGTTAATGGAGTTTTAACTAATACTAAACCGGTGAAATATGATTTAACTGATGAAAAAGTAAGAGATGAAATTAATAAGCTGGATAAACTTGGAGATAGTGCTAAGGATTTTACAGATAAAATTGGTTCTCAAACAAATAATTCTTTATTGGAAGCAGCGAAAAAAGCAAATGAATACATGAAAGAATTAGAAAATTTACCACTTCCTAAAAAACCAGTATTTTCAAAATTAAAAGCACCTATTTATGGTGGTTGGTTTAGAACATGGCATGATCAAAATTCTGAACCATTAGAAGATAGACCAAATTACTTTGGAGATATTCCAAAAGAAGTAGATTTAGCATTTGTATTTCATGATTGGACAAAACCATATAGTGAATTTTGGAAAAAACTTGCTTTAGAATATGTTCCAAAAATGAATGCTAGAGGACAAAGAGTAATCCGTACGATTGGTATTAAGACTATATATAGTGATATGAAAGATGAAAAAGGAAATTCTTTCCCAAATACAAGCGAGGGGAATAAAGCTAAAGCTAAATATATAGTAGATACCATAGTTAATAGATATGGATTAGATGGTATAGATATTGATATTGAATACCATGATAGTAGATATTATAGTGGTAAAGAAAATCAGGGTATAGAAATCATGAAAGAAATATCAAGGATACTAAAAGAGCAGGGTAAAATCTTTATGATTGACACAAATATGTCTGGTGAAGAAGAAATCTTAAAAGGGACTTATGATTTTAGTGATTATGTGCTATTACAGGCATATGGAAGATATTCTGATAGTCGTTTGAATAGAAGATGGGAAGGATTCAAGCCGTATATTAAGCCTGAAAAGTTTATTTTAGGATTCTCATTTTATGAAGAAAGAGATAGAAATGGCTGGAATGATATTTCTGATAGAGTAGAAGGTTCAGCAGCGGAAAGATACGCTAAATGGCAACCAGATAATGGTAAAAATGGTAAAAAAGCTGGTATAATAGGCTATGCTATTGACAGAGACGGTGTTGCATTTAGAGATGATAATATTTATACAACAAAATATGAATTATCAAAACAACTAAAGAGAGTTATGGAATATTCTGATGTTGAAGATGAAATAAAAGAAATCCAATCTTTAAAAAATTTGTCAAAAGAAGAAATTAATAAGTATGTTGATAGATTAAATAATGGTTTGAAAAATGGTGAAAAATTATTACCATATGAAATAGTTAATTTAGCTAAAAAAGCAGCGTTAAATAAAGAAAAAAACACAAAAAAGATAAATCCTAAATATGAAGTTGAAGTTTCTAATAAGAAAAAAAATGATAAATTGGATAAAAAGGTTATTAAATTAGAAAACAACATTAATAAAAATGGTGGTAATCCAAAAACATCTGATTCTGGTATTTTATTGTATGTAGCAGTGACAGCAATTTCAATAATTGGATTATCAGTTGTAAGAAAAAAGAATGATTAG
- a CDS encoding EndoS/ChiA family endoglycosidase, with translation MKKFTRRIVSLLLVLTFILGIIPFNISKAATDENKSEPLLFGYYRVWHDIKNGKTLEGRGPENGDPKGIQRMSDLPEELDVVFLFIDHIDSNLQYRTNPFYKELPNYVKKLHNNGTKVVRTIDISLVTNKALVPKDDYNEKVENKRHFSNDKEGYKQLANLIVEEYVKRDNLDGLDIDMEKQWLPSEELSMAIGVINEVSKLLKAEGKLFIFDTDKKGDTKIFQDTADKYDYVLYQSYRQEDLDYVFDTFKSKIPASKFVPGFSFYEEGGNKWFNLSDGYYGAYYRNYDAPLEKTFAYKCAMWQPRNKADGLKGGVFAFAVERSGIKDGDNTYKLANYDVLKKIDGYLHQSYK, from the coding sequence ATGAAAAAGTTTACAAGAAGAATAGTGAGTTTGTTGCTAGTATTAACATTTATATTAGGAATTATACCTTTTAATATTTCTAAAGCAGCAACAGATGAGAATAAAAGTGAGCCGTTACTATTTGGATATTATAGAGTATGGCATGATATAAAGAATGGTAAGACTTTAGAAGGGCGTGGACCAGAAAATGGAGATCCTAAAGGTATCCAAAGAATGAGTGATTTACCTGAGGAATTGGATGTAGTATTTTTATTTATAGACCATATTGATTCCAATCTTCAGTATAGAACAAATCCTTTTTATAAGGAGTTACCAAATTATGTAAAAAAATTACATAATAATGGAACTAAAGTGGTTAGAACTATCGATATTTCTTTAGTTACAAACAAAGCTTTAGTACCTAAGGATGATTATAATGAAAAAGTTGAAAATAAGAGGCACTTTAGTAATGATAAAGAAGGATATAAACAACTTGCTAATTTAATTGTTGAAGAATATGTAAAAAGAGACAATTTAGATGGATTAGATATTGATATGGAAAAACAGTGGTTACCATCAGAGGAATTAAGTATGGCAATTGGTGTAATAAATGAAGTATCTAAATTATTGAAAGCGGAAGGTAAATTATTTATATTTGATACGGATAAAAAAGGTGATACTAAAATATTTCAAGATACTGCTGATAAATATGATTATGTATTATATCAATCATATAGACAAGAAGATTTAGATTATGTATTCGATACATTCAAATCAAAAATACCAGCATCGAAATTTGTGCCAGGGTTTTCATTCTATGAAGAGGGGGGAAATAAATGGTTTAATTTATCTGATGGATATTATGGAGCGTATTATAGAAATTATGATGCACCTTTAGAAAAAACTTTCGCATATAAGTGTGCAATGTGGCAACCTAGAAATAAAGCTGATGGTTTGAAAGGCGGAGTATTTGCATTCGCTGTAGAAAGATCTGGGATTAAAGATGGAGATAATACCTATAAATTAGCGAATTATGATGTTTTAAAGAAAATTGATGGTTACTTACATCAAAGTTATAAGTAA
- the sufU gene encoding Fe-S cluster assembly sulfur transfer protein SufU, whose translation MEINQIYTELIREHSVESEHKKALEDKTDSKLGVNPSCGDEITLNLKIKDRIIEDASYEGIGCAISQASTSMMIDAIKGKTIDEARDIVNTFLNMIKSSVEISDSDFKKLGDAVALQGINKLPARVKCAVLAWRTLEQIIENQ comes from the coding sequence ATGGAAATTAATCAAATATATACAGAGTTGATAAGAGAACATAGTGTTGAGAGTGAGCATAAAAAAGCTCTTGAAGATAAAACGGATTCCAAACTTGGGGTAAATCCATCTTGTGGTGATGAGATAACATTAAATTTAAAAATAAAAGATAGAATAATAGAGGATGCTTCTTATGAAGGTATAGGTTGTGCTATTTCTCAGGCTTCTACTTCTATGATGATTGATGCAATCAAGGGGAAAACTATAGACGAAGCTAGAGATATTGTAAATACATTTTTAAATATGATAAAATCTTCTGTAGAAATAAGTGATTCAGATTTTAAAAAATTAGGAGATGCTGTAGCTTTACAAGGAATAAATAAATTGCCGGCAAGAGTTAAATGTGCTGTTTTAGCATGGAGAACTTTAGAACAAATAATTGAAAATCAATAA